From a region of the Nocardioides ginsengisegetis genome:
- a CDS encoding alkaline phosphatase family protein, whose translation MSPGVPDVGFVEPAYHQRSLGDVVPAVADALGTPLLPGVDPEPSTLVLPPAPAYVVFLIDGLGARLLERYAHAAPYLSSLLVGQEPATAGVPSTTATSLTSLGTGLTPGAHGLVGFTSRVPGTGKLLNALLWDKDVDPTEWQPHTTAFSRLRSRGATVTVVNKRSFAGSGLTVAAHRGADFVGADKVGERIAAVLEASSERPSLTYLYDGDLDWTGHRYGVASSQWLLQLSMIDSEAEQLRETLPPATRLLVVADHGMIDSAPESRVDVDEVHELRDGVALLGGEARFRHLYCQRGAVDDVVATWREHLGDRADVMTRQAAVERGWFGVVHPGVLPRLGDVVVACRADTAILSTTDFPYEATLVGLHGSLTPEEMLIPMVVD comes from the coding sequence GTGAGCCCCGGGGTCCCGGACGTCGGCTTCGTCGAGCCGGCGTACCACCAGCGCTCGCTCGGCGACGTCGTCCCGGCCGTCGCCGACGCGCTGGGCACCCCGCTGCTCCCCGGGGTCGACCCGGAGCCGAGCACCCTGGTGCTGCCGCCCGCTCCGGCGTACGTCGTCTTCCTCATCGACGGGCTCGGCGCCCGGCTGCTCGAGCGCTACGCCCACGCCGCGCCGTACCTCTCGAGCCTGCTGGTCGGCCAGGAGCCCGCGACCGCGGGCGTCCCGTCCACGACGGCGACCAGCCTGACCTCGCTCGGGACCGGCCTGACGCCCGGTGCGCACGGCCTCGTCGGCTTCACCTCACGCGTGCCTGGCACCGGCAAGCTGCTCAACGCCCTGTTGTGGGACAAGGACGTCGACCCCACCGAGTGGCAGCCGCACACCACCGCCTTCTCCCGGCTGCGCAGCCGTGGCGCGACCGTCACCGTGGTGAACAAGCGGTCCTTCGCGGGCTCCGGCCTGACCGTCGCAGCCCACCGCGGTGCCGACTTCGTCGGCGCCGACAAGGTGGGGGAGCGGATCGCGGCGGTGCTGGAGGCGTCGTCGGAGCGTCCCTCGCTGACCTACCTCTACGACGGCGACCTCGACTGGACCGGGCACCGCTACGGCGTCGCGTCGAGCCAGTGGCTGCTGCAGCTGTCGATGATCGACTCCGAGGCCGAGCAGCTGCGCGAGACGCTGCCGCCCGCGACCCGGCTGCTCGTCGTCGCCGACCACGGGATGATCGACTCCGCGCCGGAGTCGCGCGTCGACGTCGACGAGGTCCACGAGCTCCGCGACGGGGTGGCGCTGCTGGGCGGCGAGGCCCGCTTCCGGCACCTCTACTGTCAGCGCGGCGCCGTCGACGACGTCGTCGCGACCTGGCGCGAGCACCTCGGTGACCGCGCCGACGTGATGACCCGGCAGGCGGCGGTCGAGCGCGGGTGGTTCGGTGTGGTGCACCCCGGCGTGCTGCCGCGCCTCGGCGACGTCGTCGTCGCGTGCCGCGCGGACACCGCGATCCTCTCGACGACCGACTTCCCCTACGAGGCCACGCTCGTCGGCCTGCACGGGTCGCTGACGCCGGAGGAGATGCTCATCCCGATGGTCGTGGACTGA
- a CDS encoding DUF5998 family protein, whose translation MRSRTTDDSDRALELREAIDRTGYYPEVVADGVEAAVGGEQVVSFYVHHEPTFERDEVRRHLSVVVLTPTRLVLAHTDEHTGDDLLPEPYTSTSTEAVRLSAVKSVVVTRMIANPTSGPQPAAEAVMTIGWGGVSRIDLEPAACNDPECDADHGYTGVLASDDFSLRVSAAADGKDAVAGLLSFAESLSARTHQA comes from the coding sequence ATGCGTAGCAGGACGACCGACGACTCCGACCGTGCCCTCGAGCTGAGGGAGGCCATCGACCGCACCGGCTACTACCCGGAGGTCGTGGCCGACGGGGTGGAGGCCGCGGTCGGCGGCGAGCAGGTGGTGTCGTTCTACGTCCACCACGAGCCGACCTTCGAGCGCGACGAGGTGCGCCGCCACCTGAGCGTCGTCGTGCTGACGCCGACCCGGCTGGTGCTGGCGCACACCGACGAGCACACCGGCGACGACCTGCTGCCCGAGCCCTACACCTCCACCTCGACCGAGGCGGTGCGGCTGAGCGCCGTGAAGTCCGTGGTGGTCACCCGGATGATCGCCAACCCGACGTCCGGCCCGCAGCCCGCGGCCGAGGCGGTCATGACCATCGGCTGGGGCGGCGTCAGCCGGATCGACCTCGAGCCGGCCGCCTGCAACGACCCCGAGTGCGACGCCGACCACGGCTACACCGGCGTGCTCGCCTCCGACGACTTCTCCCTGCGGGTCTCGGCCGCCGCCGACGGCAAGGACGCCGTCGCCGGGCTGCTCTCCTTCGCCGAGTCGCTGTCCGCGCGGACCCACCAGGCGTGA